The following are encoded in a window of Rubellicoccus peritrichatus genomic DNA:
- a CDS encoding inositol monophosphatase family protein: MSETETYYDLAVKSAHAAGAILRKGAGLRHVNMQDSKDVKLKADVESEKLIRELLSPTGLPIVGEEEGGDESLPQSDELYWVVDPLDGTYNYLRGTPLCCVSIGLMRGWEPVLGVIYNFNNDETYSAMADGLLLINKEPIAPEWPENIDHASLVTGFPAGRDYSTEALTAFVTDIQRFQKIRMIGSAALAIAYVASGKADAYCEESIRLWDIAGGLALAKASGAHYSIKPSATPDKAFSCNIWITGRKEWLPA; this comes from the coding sequence ATGTCAGAGACAGAGACTTATTACGACCTTGCAGTAAAGAGCGCGCACGCCGCCGGAGCCATTCTTAGGAAAGGTGCCGGCCTAAGGCACGTCAACATGCAGGATAGCAAAGACGTGAAGCTGAAGGCGGATGTTGAATCCGAAAAGCTGATCCGGGAGCTCCTGAGTCCGACTGGCCTGCCAATCGTTGGTGAGGAAGAAGGTGGTGACGAATCACTGCCCCAGAGCGATGAGCTCTATTGGGTCGTGGACCCGCTGGACGGAACATACAATTACCTTCGTGGCACGCCCTTGTGCTGTGTTTCCATTGGCCTGATGCGTGGCTGGGAGCCCGTCCTCGGTGTCATTTACAACTTCAACAATGACGAAACCTACTCGGCCATGGCCGATGGTCTATTGTTGATCAACAAGGAACCCATCGCACCTGAGTGGCCGGAGAATATCGATCACGCATCCCTCGTAACCGGCTTTCCCGCCGGTCGCGATTACTCGACCGAAGCGTTGACTGCCTTTGTGACCGATATCCAGCGCTTTCAGAAAATCCGCATGATCGGCAGCGCGGCTCTGGCCATCGCCTATGTTGCTTCCGGTAAAGCAGATGCCTACTGCGAAGAATCCATTCGCCTCTGGGATATCGCAGGAGGACTCGCCCTGGCCAAAGCATCCGGCGCCCACTACTCTATCAAGCCAAGCGCCACTCCGGACAAAGCCTTTTCCTGCAACATCTGGATCACCGGCCGGAAAGAATGGCTACCGGCCTGA
- a CDS encoding 3-dehydroquinate synthase → MMKARQIEKQLLVPYQHRVYFTQDVFEPENTLLASLLTESTEGEATRVYVAVDEQLREHDSAFQDKVHAYFNNFREKIDCCGYSEYPGGEILKNDLRYLKDLYHEIEQAKLCRHSYLIGIGGGALLDMTGFAAATAHRGIRHLRLPTTSLSQGDGGVGVKNGVNYLGKKNFIGTFMPPHAVVNDLNFLKTLSNNQMRDGYIEAVKVALIRDGAFFDLIESRAELLINRDPDTISWIIEKSAQHHVDHIAQSGDPFELKSARPLDFGHWVAHKLETMSAFKISHGEAVAIGMAVDVLYSQKIGHLAKKQASRIINLIEQLGFKTYSPELLTVSEQGRNLILEGLDEFREHLGGQLTISLLNDIGDSFETHEMIPKVILECIEGLRDRNASRPHPES, encoded by the coding sequence ATGATGAAAGCCCGACAGATCGAAAAACAACTCCTGGTGCCCTATCAGCACCGTGTCTATTTCACTCAGGACGTCTTCGAACCAGAGAACACTTTGCTGGCTTCGTTATTAACCGAATCAACAGAAGGGGAAGCAACGCGGGTCTATGTTGCAGTAGATGAGCAATTGAGAGAACACGACTCGGCTTTTCAAGACAAGGTCCACGCTTACTTCAATAACTTTCGAGAAAAGATCGATTGCTGCGGTTACTCAGAATATCCAGGTGGCGAAATTCTGAAAAATGACCTGCGATACCTGAAGGATCTTTACCATGAAATTGAGCAAGCAAAGCTCTGCCGGCACTCTTACCTGATCGGTATTGGCGGTGGCGCACTTCTCGACATGACAGGCTTTGCCGCTGCCACTGCACATCGCGGCATACGCCATCTACGTCTGCCCACGACTTCCCTAAGTCAAGGCGATGGCGGAGTCGGAGTTAAGAATGGCGTCAACTATCTGGGGAAAAAGAATTTCATCGGAACATTCATGCCTCCACATGCCGTCGTAAATGATCTTAACTTTCTAAAAACACTCTCAAATAATCAAATGCGAGACGGCTACATTGAAGCGGTCAAAGTTGCATTAATTCGAGACGGCGCGTTTTTTGACTTAATCGAAAGCCGGGCAGAGCTGCTGATAAATCGGGATCCCGATACCATATCCTGGATCATCGAAAAGTCAGCTCAACATCATGTCGACCATATTGCCCAAAGTGGCGACCCCTTCGAATTAAAATCCGCGCGACCATTAGACTTTGGGCACTGGGTGGCTCATAAGCTCGAAACCATGAGCGCCTTCAAAATAAGTCATGGCGAAGCCGTCGCTATCGGGATGGCAGTTGACGTGCTTTATTCACAAAAGATCGGGCATCTAGCCAAAAAGCAGGCCAGCCGCATCATTAACCTCATTGAACAACTCGGTTTCAAAACCTACAGTCCCGAGCTACTCACTGTATCAGAACAAGGGCGCAATCTGATACTTGAAGGCTTGGATGAATTCAGGGAACACCTTGGTGGCCAACTCACAATATCGCTTCTCAATGATATTGGTGACTCTTTTGAAACTCACGAAATGATTCCAAAGGTCATTCTCGAATGCATAGAAGGACTGAGAGATAGAAACGCATCGAGACCACATCCAGAATCATGA
- a CDS encoding sensor histidine kinase, with amino-acid sequence MFQTLNSIRWRLQLWHMLIIVILIVTLLGGFYRYEKHVRFENLDNELALPMMQLTGHYFVPPRPGSRSKANDLTADWRIIPSDGGRLKGNEQIAERELQHLRDEGFYALCWSRSEGLLLKTPNAPDIFERPKVDRDQLRPFARTIGDRREMIYSNRKGNVIVIGCSIVSFEASLAGFRNQLIGVGVVAFISSILLGWYFNTRAMRPIHAMSKTARVIADGDLSERIDLGNESNELGQLGDTLNETFDRLEGALKRQMQVTADASHEIRTPLTIILNELSWALEKERSLEDYVDSMTTCQTTARHMRSLIESLLQLAEINSGTATLEMKSVPLDQLTSETVEILRPIADQREVKLSVETKPLKALGDATKIRQVIINLVSNAIQHTPTGSAVEVSVQQSDATQAIVVRDNGSGIDDMSIPFIFDRFYRSGKGEKKSKGSGLGLAISKAIAVAHGGDLTVVSEKDRGSVFIFTLPQAA; translated from the coding sequence ATGTTTCAGACCCTTAACAGTATTCGCTGGAGGCTGCAGCTGTGGCACATGCTGATTATTGTGATACTGATCGTCACTTTGTTGGGTGGATTTTATCGGTATGAGAAGCATGTGCGGTTTGAAAACCTGGATAACGAGTTGGCGCTCCCGATGATGCAACTGACGGGGCATTATTTTGTCCCTCCGAGACCAGGCAGTCGAAGCAAGGCCAATGACCTGACAGCCGATTGGCGAATAATTCCCTCAGATGGTGGACGATTGAAAGGGAATGAGCAGATAGCAGAACGCGAATTGCAGCACTTGAGGGATGAGGGTTTTTATGCTCTATGTTGGTCCCGAAGTGAAGGGCTTTTGCTGAAAACTCCAAATGCGCCGGACATATTCGAGCGCCCCAAGGTGGATCGGGACCAGCTTCGCCCCTTTGCCAGAACGATTGGCGATCGAAGGGAAATGATTTATAGTAACCGCAAGGGAAATGTTATTGTTATTGGATGCTCAATCGTTTCCTTTGAAGCTTCCCTTGCTGGATTCAGGAATCAGCTGATAGGTGTTGGCGTTGTCGCTTTCATCAGCTCGATTTTGCTCGGATGGTATTTCAATACCAGGGCGATGCGTCCGATTCATGCAATGAGCAAGACGGCGCGGGTAATCGCAGATGGTGATCTGTCGGAGCGGATTGATTTGGGTAATGAAAGCAACGAGCTTGGTCAGTTGGGGGATACTTTGAATGAAACATTCGATCGGCTGGAAGGTGCCTTGAAGCGCCAGATGCAGGTCACTGCCGATGCGTCGCATGAGATTCGCACACCGTTGACCATTATTCTAAATGAGCTGAGCTGGGCTTTGGAGAAAGAGCGTAGTCTGGAAGACTATGTCGATAGTATGACAACATGTCAGACGACTGCTCGCCATATGAGGAGTCTGATTGAATCGCTTTTGCAGCTTGCAGAGATCAATTCCGGCACTGCTACGCTTGAAATGAAATCTGTCCCGCTGGATCAATTGACTTCGGAAACAGTTGAAATATTACGGCCTATTGCGGATCAGAGAGAAGTCAAACTCAGTGTGGAAACCAAGCCTTTGAAAGCCCTTGGGGATGCGACGAAGATTCGCCAGGTTATTATCAATTTGGTTAGTAATGCGATTCAACATACTCCAACCGGATCTGCAGTAGAGGTTTCGGTGCAGCAGAGTGATGCGACTCAGGCCATTGTCGTTCGAGATAATGGAAGCGGGATTGATGATATGAGCATTCCTTTTATATTTGATCGCTTTTATCGCAGTGGCAAAGGTGAGAAAAAATCAAAGGGGAGTGGGCTCGGCCTTGCGATCAGCAAAGCGATTGCAGTGGCGCATGGTGGCGACCTGACCGTAGTGAGTGAGAAAGACCGCGGCAGTGTCTTTATCTTTACGCTGCCTCAGGCAGCCTAG
- a CDS encoding DUF2185 domain-containing protein, which produces MNKEEQMIEAHRLGDKTKKPFLIPKEKISYMGYCFATDRILIDGCKVGYMYREEPDDPSYSGWRFLSGDESQEYVDDQWNGGLYSVNTICNYDPEIIPLLESEAGSSFARNSNASRLEEIKE; this is translated from the coding sequence ATGAATAAAGAAGAGCAAATGATAGAAGCCCATCGTCTCGGAGATAAGACGAAGAAACCATTTTTAATTCCAAAAGAAAAAATAAGTTACATGGGCTACTGTTTTGCTACTGATCGAATCCTTATTGATGGCTGTAAAGTCGGCTACATGTATAGAGAAGAGCCTGACGATCCATCTTATAGCGGTTGGCGTTTTTTGTCAGGCGATGAAAGCCAAGAGTATGTGGACGACCAATGGAATGGTGGACTTTATTCAGTGAACACAATATGCAACTATGATCCAGAGATTATTCCTTTATTGGAGTCTGAAGCTGGGTCGAGTTTTGCTCGAAATTCTAATGCATCACGATTAGAAGAAATTAAAGAATAA
- a CDS encoding formylglycine-generating enzyme family protein, whose product MLKPLVLATSLLLCTGIALADTFGSGANAFTIDFVTINNAGNGHDNGAGGGVFSSTDYGGVDYDFRMATYEISQDIINKATNLGLANVTAGAHTGNQPAADITWYEAAALVNFLNTSKGYQAAYDLIYSGGWSMSLWDVSDQATTGAFTGTNGYRHKDAYYFLPSEDEWYKAAFHQNDGVTANYWDYATGSNTLPVAVASGTSANTAVYGGQTNPADVNLAGGLSAYGAMGMSGNIWELIESSEDGANDSPTKNRLVRGGAFDNTTLSINSEAFVAFLPDSDADFVGFRVASVPEPGTTALFICSVALLVAMRRRSNR is encoded by the coding sequence ATGCTAAAACCACTAGTGCTTGCGACCAGTCTACTCCTTTGCACCGGAATTGCTCTTGCCGACACTTTTGGGTCTGGTGCCAACGCCTTCACCATCGACTTCGTCACAATAAACAATGCAGGCAATGGTCACGATAACGGAGCAGGAGGCGGTGTGTTCTCCTCAACCGACTACGGTGGGGTTGACTACGACTTCCGGATGGCCACCTACGAGATTTCGCAGGACATCATCAACAAGGCGACAAACCTGGGATTGGCCAATGTGACGGCAGGAGCTCACACTGGAAATCAGCCTGCGGCCGATATCACCTGGTATGAGGCGGCCGCACTCGTGAATTTCTTGAATACGAGCAAGGGTTATCAGGCAGCCTACGATTTGATCTACAGCGGCGGCTGGAGCATGAGCCTGTGGGATGTCAGTGATCAGGCAACGACTGGGGCGTTCACTGGCACCAATGGATATCGACACAAGGATGCCTACTACTTTCTACCCAGCGAAGACGAATGGTATAAGGCAGCGTTCCACCAGAACGATGGAGTGACCGCCAACTACTGGGACTATGCTACCGGGAGCAATACACTTCCTGTCGCAGTCGCGAGCGGAACTTCGGCCAACACTGCTGTTTATGGCGGTCAAACAAACCCTGCAGACGTGAACCTGGCTGGTGGCCTGAGCGCCTACGGAGCCATGGGCATGTCGGGAAACATCTGGGAATTAATCGAGAGCTCAGAGGATGGTGCCAATGATTCGCCCACGAAGAATCGTCTGGTCCGTGGAGGTGCCTTTGATAACACCACCTTAAGCATCAACTCGGAAGCCTTCGTTGCCTTCTTGCCTGACAGTGATGCCGACTTTGTTGGATTCCGAGTCGCCAGTGTCCCCGAGCCTGGCACGACCGCACTCTTTATTTGCTCGGTCGCTTTGCTCGTTGCAATGCGCCGCAGAAGTAATCGCTAG
- a CDS encoding UbiA family prenyltransferase, which yields MNVFEVHLRLARASNLPTVWSNVLCAAILVGVTDPQTLTLLFIASSMLYTGGMYLNDWCDAAFDSKHRPERPIPSNQISRNAVLACSVGWLGGGFLLGLLLNPQAIIWAAALVVFIVWYDINHKQNRMSPLIMAACRASLYPWTATICIGHTPAIVWLSAGAIFCYVVGLSYVARGIKSSKALLIASLIALSVPVILYLPAPFIQTDTWIWLTMAIFILWTIYSLLGLWRKPPNIDFTISGLLAGIIWVDLHSVATMGSFDLVIGFIFLAFFIMTILMQRRIPAT from the coding sequence ATGAACGTCTTTGAGGTTCATTTGCGACTGGCACGGGCGTCGAACCTGCCAACAGTTTGGTCTAATGTCCTTTGTGCGGCAATCCTGGTCGGCGTCACTGACCCTCAAACGCTAACGCTCCTCTTTATTGCAAGCAGCATGCTTTACACAGGGGGCATGTACTTGAATGACTGGTGTGATGCCGCCTTTGATTCCAAACATCGACCAGAGCGTCCCATCCCCTCAAACCAAATCTCCAGGAATGCAGTATTGGCATGCTCTGTTGGCTGGCTGGGCGGAGGCTTTCTTTTGGGGCTTCTTCTAAATCCCCAAGCAATCATATGGGCAGCCGCTCTTGTTGTTTTTATCGTGTGGTACGACATTAACCACAAACAAAACAGAATGAGCCCACTCATCATGGCCGCGTGCCGTGCCAGCCTCTATCCATGGACAGCCACGATATGTATTGGACACACCCCTGCCATCGTCTGGCTTTCTGCGGGGGCCATATTCTGCTATGTCGTTGGGCTCAGTTATGTCGCCCGTGGGATAAAGAGCTCAAAAGCCTTATTGATCGCATCACTCATTGCCCTCTCTGTACCCGTTATACTTTACCTCCCTGCACCCTTTATTCAGACAGATACCTGGATTTGGCTGACCATGGCCATTTTCATTCTCTGGACGATTTACAGTCTGCTTGGACTCTGGCGGAAGCCACCAAATATCGATTTTACGATCAGCGGCTTGCTTGCTGGCATAATATGGGTTGATTTACATTCAGTCGCAACAATGGGATCATTTGATCTCGTAATCGGATTTATCTTTCTCGCATTTTTCATCATGACGATTCTGATGCAAAGAAGAATACCTGCGACCTGA
- the eboE gene encoding metabolite traffic protein EboE: MRLAHDSHLAYCTNIHRGEDWKETFAGLERYTLEVRQQVCPADSPYAIGLRLSAKAAKELSDPTTLLQFQRWLEKHNCYVFTINGFPYGSFHDTRVKEQVYAPDWQTTERLHYTNQLFEILAQLLPSGVSGSVSTVPCSFKDFIDNSAQVDAIRKNLISCVDHIAKLSERHGCDLHLGLEPEPLGFLETTEEALNFFETIHRAAPNSDLIRQHLGINYDTCHMAIQYEEPRVSLNLLRAHDIRLSKLHLSSALKVKPTPTVQTRLADFIDTVYLHQVVARSSDGNLTRYTDLDQALDSARDQTEADEEWRIHFHVPLHTKPDGELRTTKDHLLGVLDALAEDPSMCSHLEFETYTWEVLPAAMKTPNVVSQLTAEYDWCLNALAERGLNQYSIPE, translated from the coding sequence ATGCGCCTCGCTCACGATTCACATCTGGCTTATTGCACCAACATCCACCGAGGCGAGGATTGGAAAGAAACCTTTGCAGGACTAGAGCGCTATACCCTTGAAGTGAGGCAGCAGGTTTGCCCTGCCGACTCACCTTACGCCATTGGCCTGCGCCTCAGTGCGAAAGCAGCAAAAGAGCTCAGCGATCCGACCACTCTACTCCAATTTCAGCGCTGGCTTGAAAAGCACAACTGCTACGTTTTTACAATCAACGGTTTTCCTTACGGAAGTTTTCATGACACGCGGGTAAAGGAGCAGGTTTACGCTCCGGATTGGCAGACAACCGAGCGTCTGCATTATACCAATCAGCTCTTTGAAATACTTGCTCAGCTATTACCATCCGGTGTCAGTGGCAGCGTTAGCACTGTACCGTGCTCTTTTAAAGATTTCATTGATAATAGCGCACAGGTCGATGCCATAAGGAAAAACCTCATCAGCTGTGTAGATCATATTGCCAAGCTCAGTGAGCGGCATGGCTGTGACCTACATCTCGGGCTCGAACCGGAACCACTTGGCTTCCTTGAGACAACTGAGGAAGCTCTGAACTTTTTTGAAACAATCCATCGGGCTGCACCTAACTCCGATTTGATCAGGCAACATCTGGGTATCAACTACGATACTTGTCACATGGCGATCCAGTATGAAGAGCCCAGAGTCAGCTTAAATCTTCTCAGAGCCCATGATATTCGCCTAAGCAAGCTGCACCTGAGTTCTGCCCTGAAAGTAAAACCGACCCCGACCGTTCAGACTCGCCTGGCCGATTTCATTGATACGGTTTACTTGCATCAAGTTGTCGCGAGATCCTCAGATGGCAACCTAACCCGCTATACAGACCTCGACCAAGCTCTTGACTCAGCTCGTGATCAGACAGAAGCCGATGAAGAGTGGCGCATACATTTTCATGTGCCTCTTCATACGAAACCTGATGGTGAATTACGAACCACCAAAGATCATTTACTCGGAGTACTTGATGCTTTGGCAGAGGACCCGTCCATGTGTTCACATTTGGAGTTTGAGACCTATACATGGGAAGTGCTGCCGGCAGCAATGAAAACGCCAAATGTAGTAAGCCAATTAACAGCAGAGTATGATTGGTGCTTAAATGCCCTGGCTGAACGCGGGTTGAATCAATACAGTATTCCGGAATGA
- a CDS encoding alkaline phosphatase family protein, with the protein MKRSAIINVVGLTRSLIGAHTPAIKGFLEKHSCQVIKPAFPAVTCTAQSTYLTGKQPNEHGIVGNAWYDREYDELRFWKQSNRLVQQPKLWEDIREEVPEFTCAKLFWWYNMYSSADYSITPRPMYPADGRKVFDIYTQPMGLRESIKQDLGEFPFPYFWGPMAGIESSAWIAKSAQWVETKYQPTLNLIYLPHLDYNLQRLGPNHPDIAKDLKEIDRVVGELLDFFTAHDIEVTLLSEYGITEVDQPIHLNRVFRKNGWITIKDELGLEQLDFGASKVFALADHQVAHIYVNDKSILSQVRQQIEQTDGVDQVLDAEAKTKYGIDHSRAGDLIAIAKPHAWFTYYYWEDDALAPDFARCVDIHRKAGYDPVELFIDPKLSLPKLKVAKFLLKKKLGFRALMDVIPLDASLVRGSHGRIPENENDWPVLIGPQVSEGNQPINATKVYSKLKASILS; encoded by the coding sequence ATGAAGCGAAGTGCAATCATCAATGTTGTCGGCCTGACTCGTTCGTTGATCGGAGCACACACTCCTGCAATCAAAGGTTTTCTCGAAAAGCACTCCTGCCAGGTAATCAAACCTGCTTTTCCTGCAGTCACCTGCACCGCCCAGTCAACCTACTTAACAGGAAAGCAGCCAAATGAGCACGGCATCGTGGGTAATGCCTGGTATGACCGAGAATACGACGAACTACGCTTCTGGAAACAATCCAATCGTCTGGTACAACAACCTAAACTCTGGGAAGACATCCGTGAAGAGGTGCCTGAGTTCACCTGCGCCAAACTTTTCTGGTGGTACAATATGTATTCTTCCGCCGACTACTCCATCACCCCCCGCCCAATGTATCCGGCCGATGGACGAAAGGTATTTGACATCTACACACAACCCATGGGGCTACGGGAAAGTATCAAGCAGGATCTCGGCGAATTCCCCTTCCCCTATTTCTGGGGACCGATGGCAGGCATAGAGTCATCTGCATGGATTGCCAAATCTGCCCAATGGGTAGAGACCAAATACCAGCCGACCTTGAACCTGATTTATCTGCCTCATCTCGATTATAATCTGCAAAGGCTCGGACCAAACCATCCGGACATTGCGAAGGATTTAAAAGAAATAGATCGAGTCGTCGGCGAACTGCTTGATTTCTTCACTGCCCATGACATAGAGGTCACGCTCCTTTCAGAATATGGCATCACTGAAGTTGATCAGCCAATTCATCTCAACCGGGTGTTTCGTAAAAACGGCTGGATAACGATCAAAGACGAACTGGGGCTGGAGCAATTGGATTTCGGAGCAAGCAAGGTCTTTGCTCTCGCAGATCATCAGGTCGCGCACATCTACGTGAACGACAAATCAATCCTTTCCCAAGTCCGCCAGCAAATCGAACAAACCGATGGTGTCGATCAAGTATTGGACGCAGAGGCAAAGACGAAATATGGTATCGACCATTCTCGTGCCGGGGACCTCATCGCAATCGCAAAGCCACATGCATGGTTTACATACTATTACTGGGAAGACGACGCGCTTGCCCCTGATTTTGCGCGCTGTGTCGACATTCACCGCAAAGCAGGCTATGACCCAGTCGAACTTTTCATAGATCCAAAACTTAGCTTGCCAAAGCTGAAAGTAGCAAAGTTTCTCCTGAAGAAAAAACTGGGCTTTCGAGCACTCATGGATGTCATCCCTCTTGATGCATCTTTGGTTCGCGGTTCCCATGGCCGCATTCCTGAAAACGAAAATGACTGGCCTGTCTTAATCGGGCCTCAAGTCTCCGAGGGCAATCAACCAATCAATGCCACCAAGGTTTATTCAAAGCTGAAGGCAAGTATCCTCAGCTAG
- a CDS encoding MOSC domain-containing protein: MGTITEILISKSPDEPMCSLRQVNAIAGRGLEGDRYFTKKGTFTPEPHKPDFELTLIEKEKIDEFVEETGLDFEAKDARRNLVTVGVDLNRLVDKAFQIGEVKVKGIRLCEPCNYLAKQTYRETLKGLVHKGGLRAQILSDGAIKVGDAITEYEQDQPG, translated from the coding sequence ATGGGAACCATTACAGAAATTCTAATTTCAAAGTCGCCAGACGAGCCAATGTGCTCGCTGCGGCAAGTGAATGCGATTGCCGGGCGTGGCTTGGAAGGCGACCGCTATTTTACAAAGAAAGGCACGTTTACGCCAGAGCCTCACAAACCGGACTTTGAACTGACCCTGATTGAGAAAGAGAAAATTGATGAGTTCGTAGAAGAGACTGGCCTGGACTTCGAGGCGAAGGATGCACGCCGAAATTTAGTCACTGTAGGAGTCGATCTTAACCGTCTGGTCGATAAAGCATTTCAAATTGGAGAAGTGAAAGTCAAAGGGATCAGGCTATGCGAGCCCTGTAATTACTTAGCCAAGCAGACCTATCGAGAGACATTAAAGGGCTTGGTTCACAAAGGCGGCTTGAGAGCTCAGATTCTATCAGATGGAGCAATCAAAGTTGGGGATGCCATCACAGAATACGAGCAGGACCAGCCGGGATAA